A single region of the candidate division WOR-3 bacterium genome encodes:
- a CDS encoding T9SS type A sorting domain-containing protein, producing MRYLLLLSLFLFVPVTFSQQRWERTYGRVSCDAGFSAQQTSDGGYIVAGWTYSVPPFIAYAVYLVKTDSFGDTIWTRCLGNQFVNMGFSVQQTADGGYIVAGYTGPGYVGPYDFYLVKTDSFGDTIWTRTYGGTEDDMGSSVQQTFDGGFIIAGGTSSFGAGGYDFYLVKTDSFGDTIWTRTYGGEEADVGYSVQQTTDGGYIIAGGTRSFGAGGVDVYLVKTDSFGDTIWTRTYGGEEDDDARSVQQTTDGGYIVAGWTYSFSTGDSADVYLIKTDANGDTIWTRTYGGEKNVCGYGVQQTADGGYIIAGWTGIFSTGDSADVYLIKTDANGDTIWTRTYGSASIHDLGFSVQQTADGGYIIAGRTYTAGAGDVYLIKTDSLGLVSTGVEEQRTKPLPNLLLDVSPNPFTKTATIRYQLPSATPVRILAFDITGRTVATLFDQNQPAGTHQLIWQPKGLAQGIYFIKLQLPGFITTERCLYLNQE from the coding sequence ATGCGTTACCTTTTGCTTCTATCGCTTTTTCTTTTTGTCCCCGTCACTTTCTCCCAGCAGCGATGGGAAAGAACATATGGCAGAGTGTCTTGTGATGCGGGTTTCTCAGCCCAGCAGACCTCTGACGGTGGCTACATCGTTGCGGGCTGGACTTACTCCGTTCCTCCATTTATTGCCTATGCTGTCTATCTTGTGAAGACCGACTCTTTTGGTGATACAATCTGGACAAGATGTTTGGGAAATCAATTTGTGAATATGGGATTCTCAGTTCAGCAGACAGCTGATGGCGGCTACATCGTTGCCGGGTACACAGGTCCTGGATACGTAGGACCTTATGATTTTTATCTTGTGAAGACCGACTCTTTTGGTGACACAATCTGGACAAGGACATATGGGGGAACAGAGGATGATATGGGGTCTTCGGTTCAACAGACCTTTGATGGCGGCTTCATCATCGCCGGAGGAACATCGTCATTTGGCGCAGGAGGGTATGATTTTTATCTTGTGAAGACCGACTCTTTTGGTGACACAATCTGGACAAGGACATATGGCGGAGAGGAAGCGGATGTTGGTTATTCGGTGCAGCAGACCACCGATGGCGGTTACATCATCGCCGGGGGAACAAGGTCTTTTGGCGCAGGAGGGGTTGATGTCTATCTTGTGAAGACCGACTCTTTTGGTGACACAATCTGGACAAGGACATATGGCGGAGAGGAAGATGATGATGCTCGCTCAGTGCAACAGACCACCGATGGCGGCTATATCGTTGCGGGCTGGACTTATTCCTTCAGCACAGGTGACTCTGCTGATGTGTATCTTATCAAGACCGATGCCAATGGCGACACTATCTGGACAAGGACATATGGTGGAGAAAAGAACGTGTGTGGCTACGGGGTTCAGCAGACCGCTGATGGTGGTTATATCATCGCAGGCTGGACTGGTATCTTCAGCACAGGTGACTCTGCTGATGTGTATCTTATCAAGACCGATGCCAATGGTGACACCATCTGGACAAGAACATATGGTAGTGCGTCCATACATGATTTGGGTTTCTCGGTTCAGCAGACCGCTGATGGTGGTTATATCATCGCCGGGCGCACATACACAGCTGGCGCCGGTGATGTCTATCTTATTAAGACCGACTCGTTGGGCTTGGTTTCTACCGGTGTGGAGGAACAAAGAACCAAGCCTCTGCCGAATCTCTTGCTTGATGTCTCACCCAACCCGTTCACCAAAACCGCAACCATCCGCTATCAACTTCCCTCTGCCACTCCTGTCCGCATTCTTGCGTTTGACATCACCGGCAGAACCGTTGCCACTCTCTTTGACCAGAACCAGCCTGCAGGCACTCACCAACTAATCTGGCAACCAAAAGGTCTTGCTCAGGGTATCTACTTCATCAAACTGCAACTGCCCGGTTTTATTACAACTGAACGCT